From Chitinispirillales bacterium ANBcel5, one genomic window encodes:
- a CDS encoding DUF1926 domain-containing protein, with amino-acid sequence MKRHTLILLLQPYKNSLMTRDVIEEGINCFSENIANLCNTHAHLRFNLILPAYILEFIDPFKLSVLRDIQKKGLIEWIPTGYTEPFLSFSPQWLSAENIHYGASVFKDLTRYAPMGYSPPFSNWEPSQIDIFRKCGIKYAVVSKELLSKQHQNSHGYWITEHTGSSIAFFPYTAFHRYNAPESLKDWIEKQSEENSTAELNNSTFIVKYLFSLDPEEKTKQYEWLTKISEEISKNILHIQPSRVQEVLGNTPPLGLYFLPSCLVRTNNKPWDAYFLNHLHCYDQISLIQRKLMEVCNDISHYSASKNLFRLKKMLYFAQDINRFLPSPVSGFSHIKDRLWSYGRLIDIDREIQRKQTHCGQIRLIDFLRNGYKSIIMSNKNLKLYIDHKKGARVYALDYKDRSFNVCAAYNPNTSNKPDVISPNNSKLSFIDRVFPDQPFSSHLLENDINDSGNFSDAPYDYTFKKSSSGVKVVLNRQGSFLFKDKQHPLHLEKVFGLDEGDSILSFAYKLNNPSLTDVTFLFVIEMSFALPGVFNSATTLIHDKSRYNSIGKEFIQLNEASKWSIEDCLTGVKLTFKTQKKVNVIMPPGNYDQNSIPYQPFGTPVYLCCPIKLKRNSSWSFVGKLLFSKIKSKGLLNDFI; translated from the coding sequence ATGAAACGCCACACACTCATACTGCTGCTTCAGCCATACAAAAATAGCCTCATGACAAGAGATGTTATTGAGGAGGGGATCAATTGTTTTTCAGAAAACATAGCGAATTTATGTAACACCCACGCGCACCTGCGTTTTAATTTGATTCTTCCGGCCTATATTCTTGAGTTTATCGATCCCTTTAAATTATCTGTTCTTAGAGATATCCAAAAAAAAGGACTTATCGAATGGATTCCGACCGGATATACCGAACCCTTCCTCAGCTTTTCTCCCCAATGGCTTAGCGCAGAGAATATTCACTATGGAGCTTCGGTATTTAAGGACCTAACCCGTTACGCTCCAATGGGTTATTCACCTCCATTCTCAAACTGGGAACCCTCACAGATCGATATTTTCAGAAAATGTGGAATCAAATATGCAGTGGTATCAAAAGAGTTGCTCTCTAAACAACACCAAAACAGTCACGGCTATTGGATCACAGAGCATACGGGTAGTTCAATAGCATTTTTTCCCTACACAGCGTTTCATCGCTACAATGCTCCGGAGAGCTTAAAGGATTGGATTGAGAAACAATCTGAGGAAAATAGTACCGCAGAGCTTAATAACTCTACATTCATAGTCAAATACCTCTTCTCTCTCGATCCTGAAGAAAAAACTAAACAATATGAGTGGCTTACAAAAATTTCTGAAGAAATAAGCAAAAACATTCTCCATATTCAGCCCTCCCGGGTGCAGGAGGTACTTGGAAACACTCCACCCCTAGGTCTTTACTTTTTACCCTCATGCCTTGTACGCACAAATAATAAACCCTGGGATGCCTATTTTTTAAATCACCTGCACTGTTACGACCAGATAAGCCTTATACAGCGCAAATTGATGGAGGTGTGTAACGATATTTCCCATTACTCTGCAAGCAAAAATCTCTTCAGACTTAAGAAAATGCTATACTTTGCGCAGGATATTAACAGGTTTTTACCATCACCTGTTTCAGGGTTCAGCCATATAAAGGACCGATTGTGGTCTTATGGAAGACTTATTGATATCGATCGGGAAATTCAGAGAAAACAAACTCACTGTGGACAAATCCGGTTGATTGACTTTTTGAGGAATGGCTATAAAAGCATTATTATGTCAAATAAAAACCTTAAGCTTTATATTGACCACAAAAAAGGAGCGCGTGTCTATGCATTGGATTATAAGGATCGCTCCTTTAATGTATGCGCTGCTTATAATCCCAATACCAGTAATAAACCAGATGTTATATCACCTAACAATTCCAAATTATCCTTTATAGACAGAGTTTTTCCAGATCAACCTTTTTCTTCTCATCTATTGGAAAATGATATAAATGATTCAGGAAATTTTTCAGATGCACCATATGACTATACATTTAAAAAATCAAGTTCAGGTGTAAAAGTTGTATTGAATAGACAGGGTTCATTTTTGTTTAAAGATAAACAGCACCCTCTACATCTTGAAAAAGTTTTTGGACTCGATGAAGGGGATTCAATTCTCTCCTTTGCCTACAAACTGAATAATCCATCTTTAACTGATGTTACTTTTCTGTTTGTTATAGAAATGTCTTTTGCTCTCCCTGGAGTTTTCAACTCTGCCACAACTTTGATTCATGATAAATCGAGATATAACTCTATTGGTAAAGAGTTTATTCAATTAAATGAAGCATCAAAATGGTCTATAGAAGATTGTTTAACCGGTGTTAAGCTAACTTTCAAAACACAGAAAAAAGTCAATGTTATCATGCCGCCGGGTAATTACGACCAGAATTCTATTCCTTATCAACCATTTGGTACGCCAGTTTACCTATGTTGTCCAATCAAATTGAAAAGAAATTCATCCTGGTCGTTTGTTGGTAAACTTTTATTCAGTAAAATCAAATCGAAAGGTTTATTAAATGATTTTATCTGA
- the ppdK gene encoding pyruvate, phosphate dikinase — MAKKYVYFYGPGKADGKADMKNLLGGKGANLAEMCNLGLPVPAGFTITTDCCTDYFANGMKFPAEMEEQVLKSLAETEKAMGMKFGDSKNPLLISCRSGARMSMPGMMETVLNIGLCSETIPGLVEKTKNERFVYDSYRRLIMMYSDVVMEKAEGIEAKGGVSIRLQLEEIMEELKKEKGYKLDTDLTVDDLKSLCDTFKKHIKSALGSEFPDKPMDQLWGGIGAVFKSWNGKRAISYRNIEGIPHEWGTATNVQAMVFGNMGDSSATGVAFTRNPATGENKFFGEYLVNAQGEDVVAGTRTPAPINESTKGEQNAHLTSLEVGMPELYKELDGIQKKLEKHYRDMQDLEFTIQEGKLWMLQTRVGKRTGTAALNMAMDMLDEKLIQEEDVVMRLKPAQLDELLHPIIDPKSEKGAEAILKGLPAGPGGAAGKIVFTAEDAVEWVNKGEQVILVREETNPEDIEGMRAAIGILTARGGMTSHAALVARGWGKCCIVGASDCEINLKEKTLKINDKTLKEGDVVTLNGTKGYVYSGALDMIDATENPRFQTFMNIVDKFRKMGVRANADTPEDATIAQSFGAEGIGLMRTEHMFYGEGSDEPLFYLRKMILSNTLEERKSALDQLLPYVKKDMKATIEAMKGMPVTIRLLDPPLHEFVPQSEAKQKEVADALGISLEDVKKRGDSLHEVNPMMGHRGVRLGVTYPEVTEMQIRAILEAAAELNKENKKCLPEIMVPVTCDEKELKDQKALVEKIAEEVKEKFKIDKLEYLYGTMIEIPRAALLADRMAEDAQFFSFGTNDLTQMSFGFSRDDIGGFLSEYLDRKILKDDPFQSIDQDGVGQLVEYGVERGRKTKPELKIGVCGEHGGDPDSVEFFHGLGLNYVSCSPYRVPIARLAAAQAEIKAKKA; from the coding sequence ATGGCAAAAAAGTACGTTTATTTTTACGGACCAGGTAAGGCTGATGGAAAAGCGGATATGAAAAATCTGCTTGGTGGTAAGGGTGCAAACCTTGCTGAAATGTGTAATCTGGGACTACCTGTTCCTGCTGGTTTTACAATCACAACAGATTGTTGTACCGATTATTTTGCAAACGGCATGAAATTTCCTGCAGAGATGGAAGAGCAGGTATTAAAAAGTTTGGCTGAAACTGAGAAAGCGATGGGAATGAAATTTGGTGATTCCAAAAATCCTCTTCTTATCTCTTGTCGTTCAGGTGCAAGAATGTCTATGCCCGGGATGATGGAAACTGTTCTCAATATCGGTCTTTGCTCAGAAACAATCCCCGGTCTTGTTGAAAAGACCAAAAATGAGCGCTTTGTGTATGATTCATACCGTCGTTTGATTATGATGTACTCCGATGTTGTTATGGAGAAAGCTGAAGGAATCGAAGCTAAGGGTGGTGTTAGCATTCGTCTGCAGCTTGAAGAGATCATGGAAGAGCTTAAGAAAGAAAAAGGTTACAAACTCGATACCGACCTTACTGTAGATGATCTTAAGTCGCTTTGTGACACATTCAAGAAGCATATCAAATCTGCTCTTGGAAGTGAATTTCCCGACAAACCAATGGATCAGCTTTGGGGTGGAATTGGTGCAGTGTTCAAAAGCTGGAACGGAAAACGTGCCATCTCTTATCGTAACATTGAAGGTATTCCACACGAATGGGGTACTGCAACAAACGTGCAGGCTATGGTGTTTGGGAATATGGGTGATTCATCAGCTACTGGTGTTGCTTTTACCCGTAACCCTGCAACCGGGGAAAACAAATTCTTTGGTGAGTACTTAGTGAACGCACAGGGTGAAGACGTTGTTGCGGGAACACGTACACCTGCACCTATTAATGAAAGTACAAAGGGTGAACAGAATGCCCATTTGACTTCTCTTGAAGTTGGAATGCCTGAGCTTTATAAAGAGCTTGATGGAATTCAGAAGAAACTTGAAAAACACTACCGTGATATGCAGGACCTTGAATTCACAATTCAGGAAGGTAAATTGTGGATGCTTCAGACACGTGTTGGAAAACGCACAGGTACTGCTGCTTTGAATATGGCGATGGATATGCTGGATGAAAAACTCATCCAGGAAGAAGATGTGGTGATGAGACTTAAGCCAGCTCAGCTCGATGAACTTCTTCACCCAATTATCGATCCTAAATCAGAAAAGGGTGCAGAAGCTATTCTTAAAGGATTACCTGCAGGACCAGGTGGTGCAGCTGGTAAAATAGTATTTACAGCAGAAGATGCAGTTGAATGGGTAAACAAAGGTGAGCAGGTTATATTGGTACGTGAAGAAACAAACCCTGAAGACATTGAGGGTATGCGTGCTGCCATTGGTATCCTGACTGCTCGTGGTGGTATGACAAGTCATGCTGCACTTGTTGCACGTGGATGGGGTAAATGCTGTATCGTTGGTGCAAGTGATTGTGAAATCAACCTTAAGGAAAAAACACTCAAAATCAACGATAAAACCCTTAAAGAGGGCGATGTAGTAACACTTAATGGTACTAAGGGTTACGTCTACAGCGGCGCTCTTGATATGATTGATGCTACTGAGAATCCAAGATTCCAAACGTTCATGAACATTGTTGATAAGTTCCGTAAGATGGGTGTTCGTGCAAATGCTGATACACCTGAAGATGCTACTATAGCTCAGTCTTTTGGTGCTGAAGGTATAGGACTGATGAGAACTGAACATATGTTCTACGGTGAAGGTAGTGATGAGCCACTATTTTATCTGCGTAAAATGATACTCAGTAACACTTTAGAAGAACGTAAGAGCGCACTCGATCAGCTGCTTCCATACGTGAAAAAAGATATGAAGGCTACCATCGAAGCTATGAAGGGTATGCCTGTTACAATTCGTCTGCTCGATCCACCTCTTCATGAATTTGTACCTCAGAGTGAAGCAAAGCAGAAGGAAGTTGCTGATGCTCTCGGTATTTCTCTTGAAGATGTGAAAAAACGTGGCGATTCTCTCCATGAAGTTAACCCAATGATGGGACACCGTGGTGTTCGTCTTGGTGTAACTTATCCTGAAGTTACAGAAATGCAGATCCGTGCTATTCTGGAAGCTGCTGCTGAACTTAACAAGGAAAACAAAAAGTGTCTTCCTGAGATAATGGTTCCTGTTACATGTGATGAAAAGGAACTTAAAGATCAGAAAGCACTGGTCGAGAAAATCGCAGAAGAAGTAAAAGAAAAGTTCAAAATCGACAAACTTGAGTATCTCTACGGAACAATGATCGAAATTCCACGCGCTGCATTACTTGCAGATCGCATGGCCGAAGATGCTCAGTTCTTCTCTTTTGGAACAAATGACCTTACTCAGATGAGCTTTGGTTTCAGTCGTGATGATATCGGTGGGTTCCTTAGTGAATACCTCGATAGAAAGATCCTTAAAGACGATCCTTTCCAGAGCATCGATCAGGACGGAGTAGGACAACTGGTAGAATACGGTGTGGAAAGAGGAAGAAAAACCAAGCCAGAATTAAAGATTGGTGTTTGTGGTGAACATGGTGGAGACCCCGATTCTGTTGAATTTTTCCACGGACTCGGTCTTAACTATGTAAGTTGCTCTCCTTACCGTGTACCAATTGCACGTCTTGCAGCTGCTCAGGCAGAAATTAAGGCTAAAAAAGCTTAA
- a CDS encoding PHP domain-containing protein — MIDFDLHVHTIFSKCGIHTVLELINQGRALGMKGIAITDHGLTLGGRLNNPFFERFKSPFKDFDVLKGVECNIIDENGAIDTPDSFMPFIDVVLLGIHPNTQKKMDSSQYTEMLIKAIDKNPSIDIITHPNDPSYPVNYEEVARVARKNGVALELNNSKIMYKRSTVENTLKLVEACKSTGCTMAVCSDTHAIHELGDDSYVTPLLDKVGFPEELIVNRDTTTTLQFIESRKERKRA; from the coding sequence TTGATAGATTTTGACCTTCATGTTCACACAATTTTCAGTAAGTGTGGGATTCACACTGTACTGGAGTTGATAAACCAGGGCCGTGCTTTAGGTATGAAAGGAATTGCCATTACTGATCACGGCTTAACACTTGGTGGAAGACTGAATAATCCTTTTTTTGAAAGGTTCAAATCGCCCTTTAAGGATTTTGATGTACTAAAAGGGGTGGAGTGCAATATAATAGATGAAAACGGAGCGATTGATACCCCAGACTCATTTATGCCATTTATTGATGTTGTGCTACTGGGAATACACCCAAACACTCAAAAAAAAATGGACTCATCTCAGTATACAGAAATGCTTATAAAAGCAATCGATAAAAATCCATCTATCGATATAATCACACATCCAAATGATCCCTCTTATCCAGTTAATTATGAGGAAGTCGCACGGGTTGCCAGAAAAAACGGTGTTGCTCTGGAATTGAATAACTCTAAAATCATGTACAAAAGAAGTACTGTTGAGAATACATTGAAATTGGTCGAAGCATGCAAAAGTACCGGATGCACAATGGCTGTATGCAGCGATACTCATGCAATTCATGAGCTTGGAGATGATTCCTACGTTACACCCTTATTGGATAAAGTAGGGTTTCCTGAAGAGTTAATCGTTAACAGAGATACAACTACAACCTTGCAGTTTATTGAAAGTAGAAAAGAAAGAAAAAGAGCTTAA
- the thpR gene encoding RNA 2',3'-cyclic phosphodiesterase encodes MPRLFVAIDLPEDIKDQLIETYHAIPGAKWIDEKQLHLTLRFIGDVQNDIADRIHLSLKSVSSSSFSMALKGVGYFPPKRHPRVLWFGIAENPELLQFQAKIDKVITEAGIAPEGRKYSPHITVARLNKSPLERIVNFISANSLFSTDSFTVTEFHLYSSTLGKEGAHHIKEATYPLRDY; translated from the coding sequence ATGCCCCGTTTATTCGTTGCCATAGATCTTCCTGAAGACATTAAGGATCAATTAATTGAAACCTACCATGCTATACCTGGTGCAAAGTGGATAGATGAAAAGCAGCTACATTTAACACTTCGTTTCATTGGTGATGTACAGAATGATATAGCAGACAGAATACATTTATCTCTTAAATCTGTGTCTTCTTCCTCTTTTAGTATGGCTCTTAAAGGGGTGGGATATTTTCCCCCAAAAAGACATCCACGGGTCCTATGGTTTGGAATAGCAGAAAATCCAGAACTTCTTCAATTTCAAGCCAAAATCGATAAAGTCATTACAGAAGCGGGGATTGCTCCGGAGGGTAGAAAGTATTCTCCTCACATTACTGTTGCACGATTAAACAAGTCACCTCTCGAAAGAATTGTTAATTTCATAAGTGCAAACAGCCTTTTTTCCACTGACTCATTTACAGTCACCGAATTTCATCTCTACTCAAGCACCTTAGGAAAAGAGGGAGCACACCATATAAAGGAAGCTACTTATCCACTTAGAGATTATTAA
- a CDS encoding NAD(P)H-hydrate dehydratase: MISVVSTAQMRNIDKETINGDLTVGYSLMLEAGRGVFEEARKMLGYRDKANVAIFCGKGNNGGDGYVAAKMLMENGYTVIVFSLYDISVLKGEAKVASDEYLEKEGTVRVINDTEMNFFPDNFDLIIDALLGTGVKGDPGGVLANVIRLINELNIPVLSVDTPSGLNGDTGQCGNPCVRADRTITMGFPKIGQFFYPGRDKTGKLITRTLSYPEKIVSANLRDSFLPTKSAFAEYLPARKSAGSKFEHGLALLISGSKGMSGSATLAANAAFRTGCGMVHMGLPESLIDIMSVKLTETVLHPMEQTQSGTISTDALENFINLASGKDAICIGPGLSHNLQTTQFIRKTITKTQVPIVLDADGINAFKDKSEELMEHKGEIIITPHRGEWKRVFGELPTDPLKLIDILKITASKYNITILLKGNPTIVAGQSGSVFILPFGSSALATAGSGDVLSGIIVSLLAQGVKPIEAAILGQFIHGEAAKYASEEMTEYSVIASDLPHYIPKVFKDLLVLKTEANSA; this comes from the coding sequence ATGATTTCTGTTGTTTCTACAGCCCAAATGAGAAATATTGATAAGGAAACAATAAATGGTGATTTGACCGTAGGTTATTCTCTGATGCTTGAAGCGGGTAGGGGAGTATTTGAAGAAGCTCGCAAGATGCTTGGCTACAGAGACAAAGCTAATGTCGCAATTTTTTGTGGAAAAGGGAATAATGGTGGTGATGGGTATGTAGCAGCGAAAATGCTTATGGAAAATGGATACACGGTTATCGTTTTCTCACTTTACGATATCAGTGTTTTAAAAGGTGAAGCTAAAGTGGCATCTGATGAATACTTGGAAAAAGAGGGCACTGTACGTGTAATAAATGATACAGAAATGAACTTCTTTCCCGATAATTTTGACCTGATCATTGATGCCTTACTGGGAACTGGAGTAAAAGGGGATCCTGGAGGTGTTTTGGCCAATGTTATCAGGCTTATAAATGAGTTGAACATTCCAGTACTTTCGGTAGATACTCCTTCTGGCCTTAATGGGGACACCGGTCAATGTGGAAACCCATGTGTTCGTGCTGATCGTACTATTACAATGGGTTTTCCGAAAATCGGACAGTTCTTCTATCCCGGTAGAGATAAAACCGGAAAGCTTATTACCAGAACCCTTTCCTACCCCGAAAAAATTGTATCTGCTAATTTAAGAGATTCATTTTTGCCAACAAAGAGTGCTTTTGCAGAATACCTTCCAGCAAGAAAAAGTGCTGGCTCAAAATTTGAACATGGCTTAGCACTGCTCATATCTGGCTCAAAGGGAATGAGCGGATCGGCTACACTTGCAGCAAATGCGGCCTTTCGTACTGGTTGCGGAATGGTTCATATGGGATTACCTGAATCTCTCATTGATATTATGTCCGTAAAATTAACCGAAACAGTTCTTCATCCCATGGAGCAAACGCAATCCGGCACTATTTCAACAGATGCATTAGAAAATTTTATCAACTTAGCTTCTGGAAAAGATGCTATCTGTATTGGGCCTGGGTTATCTCACAATTTGCAAACAACTCAATTCATTCGAAAAACAATCACTAAAACTCAGGTACCGATAGTGTTAGATGCAGATGGCATTAATGCTTTTAAGGATAAAAGTGAAGAATTGATGGAGCATAAAGGGGAAATAATTATAACTCCACACAGAGGTGAGTGGAAAAGAGTATTTGGGGAACTACCCACTGATCCTCTTAAACTCATCGATATATTAAAAATAACAGCTTCTAAATACAACATAACTATCTTACTTAAAGGTAATCCTACCATAGTTGCCGGTCAATCCGGCTCTGTATTTATTCTACCATTTGGTTCTTCTGCTCTTGCAACTGCGGGCAGTGGAGATGTGCTTTCTGGAATAATAGTATCATTACTTGCCCAGGGAGTAAAACCGATTGAAGCAGCAATATTAGGACAATTTATTCATGGTGAAGCAGCTAAATACGCAAGTGAAGAGATGACCGAATATTCTGTTATAGCCAGTGATTTGCCACACTATATACCAAAGGTTTTTAAAGACCTGCTTGTGCTAAAAACTGAAGCTAACAGTGCCTGA
- a CDS encoding biotin--[acetyl-CoA-carboxylase] ligase — translation METSIPCFFFFPPKSAGMSTTLSENGNFIERIYAFPSIDSTNEYAKKLSSLPQNGVFIIKADVQTCGKGRRGKSFFSSVRGGLWVSIISPIEDISLHFSQNRAISLAICNSILKYYPDAPIRIKWPNDIYWNDKKIAGILLEPMPQSTKHIIIGFGLNVNISETAFPDSLKNIASSLLIESNQITPIDHLLKSIAEQFCFLKAQTVEKSHSQYKSLLYRAGKPARINGNSGIFESVTNDGFFELKTQKGIERFASGTVSFSF, via the coding sequence ATGGAAACATCTATTCCCTGTTTTTTCTTTTTTCCTCCAAAAAGTGCTGGCATGTCTACCACCCTTTCTGAGAACGGTAATTTTATTGAACGTATCTATGCCTTTCCCAGTATTGATTCTACTAACGAATATGCCAAGAAGCTTTCATCTCTGCCCCAAAATGGTGTGTTTATAATCAAGGCAGATGTTCAAACGTGTGGGAAAGGACGTAGGGGTAAGTCTTTTTTTTCCAGTGTAAGAGGTGGACTGTGGGTTAGTATCATTTCACCTATTGAGGACATTTCCTTGCACTTCAGTCAAAACAGAGCTATTTCGCTTGCAATATGCAACTCTATTCTCAAATACTATCCAGATGCTCCAATAAGAATAAAGTGGCCAAACGACATCTATTGGAATGACAAAAAAATTGCCGGTATTTTACTTGAACCAATGCCTCAGTCAACAAAACATATAATTATTGGTTTCGGTCTTAACGTAAATATTAGCGAAACTGCTTTTCCTGATAGTTTAAAAAACATAGCAAGTTCATTACTAATCGAATCGAACCAAATTACTCCTATAGACCACTTACTGAAAAGTATTGCTGAACAATTTTGTTTTTTGAAAGCTCAAACTGTCGAAAAATCACACTCTCAATATAAATCTCTGTTATATAGAGCAGGAAAGCCAGCCCGAATTAATGGCAACAGTGGGATATTTGAATCTGTAACTAACGATGGTTTTTTTGAACTGAAAACACAAAAGGGTATCGAACGTTTTGCGTCAGGCACTGTTAGCTTCAGTTTTTAG
- the fusA gene encoding elongation factor G yields the protein MAYNIKKMRNIGISAHIDSGKTTLTERILFYSNKIHAIHEVKGKDGVGATMDSMELERERGITIASAATNVSWREHPINVIDTPGHVDFTIEVERALRVLDGAVLVLCSVGGVQSQSITVDRQLKRYNVPRLAFINKSDRSGANPYRVTQQLRDKLGHNAVLMQIPIGLEDKHEGVVDLITMKAVYFDGPSGEIIREDEIPEHLIDEANEKHEELLDAVSLYSDELAESYLEGNATVEQIRDAVRKGTLSLDLTPVFIGSAYKNKGIQLLLDGVVNYLPSPDEIDTKALDMSNNEEPVQLYPVEDKPAVALAFKLEDGQYGQLTYIRIYQGTVKKGLELTNTRSGKRFKVGRLIRMHSNSMEDIDEANAGDIVALFGIDCASGDTFTEKGLNLTMTTMYVPEPVISLAISPKDKKSADNMSKALNRFGKEDPTFRSYVDLESNETIIKGMGELHLDVYIERMKREYKVDIETGMPQVAYRETVGTSARFDYTHKKQSGGSGQYGRVAGTLEPNTEGDYEFVDQIKGGVIPSEFISSCDKGFKSCLAKGKIIGFPVVGVKVTIDDGAFHAVDSSDVAFQLAAIGGFWQAFEKAKPEILEPIMKVTVETPSEFQGNVLGSINQRRGIIIATNEEGAFTIVEAEVPLSEMFGYSTVLRSLTQGKAEFTMEFLKYSKVPTNISEQLKKEHLEEKKSESKKK from the coding sequence ATGGCGTACAACATCAAAAAAATGCGAAACATCGGGATTAGTGCCCACATTGATTCGGGAAAAACAACCCTGACTGAACGCATCCTGTTTTATAGTAACAAAATTCACGCCATCCATGAGGTCAAAGGCAAAGACGGTGTTGGAGCAACTATGGACTCCATGGAGCTTGAACGTGAACGTGGTATCACTATCGCCTCTGCAGCTACGAATGTATCCTGGCGTGAACACCCAATTAATGTCATTGACACACCTGGACACGTAGACTTCACCATCGAAGTTGAGCGTGCACTTAGAGTTCTGGATGGTGCAGTGTTGGTTCTCTGTTCTGTAGGTGGTGTTCAATCTCAGTCAATAACTGTTGATAGACAGCTTAAGAGATATAATGTCCCAAGACTTGCGTTCATTAATAAAAGTGACCGCTCGGGTGCCAACCCCTACAGGGTAACACAGCAGCTTCGCGACAAACTTGGTCACAATGCAGTTCTTATGCAAATTCCTATTGGACTTGAAGACAAGCATGAGGGAGTTGTGGATCTTATTACCATGAAGGCAGTCTATTTCGATGGTCCCAGTGGAGAGATAATCCGTGAAGATGAGATTCCCGAACACCTTATCGATGAAGCCAACGAGAAGCATGAAGAGCTTCTGGACGCGGTTTCATTGTACTCAGATGAGCTCGCAGAGAGCTACCTGGAAGGTAATGCTACCGTTGAGCAGATTAGAGATGCAGTCCGAAAGGGAACACTTTCTTTGGATCTTACTCCTGTATTTATTGGTTCAGCTTATAAGAATAAAGGTATTCAGCTACTTCTTGATGGTGTGGTTAATTATCTGCCCAGCCCGGATGAAATCGACACTAAAGCCCTTGATATGAGCAATAATGAAGAGCCTGTTCAGCTTTATCCTGTTGAAGACAAACCGGCCGTTGCATTAGCTTTTAAACTTGAAGACGGACAGTACGGGCAGCTTACCTATATCAGAATATATCAGGGTACGGTGAAAAAAGGTCTTGAGCTTACTAACACCAGATCCGGAAAACGCTTTAAGGTAGGTCGGTTAATCCGTATGCATTCCAATTCAATGGAGGATATTGATGAGGCAAATGCGGGAGATATCGTAGCCCTTTTTGGAATCGATTGTGCCAGTGGTGATACATTCACTGAAAAGGGACTCAATCTTACCATGACCACAATGTATGTACCAGAACCTGTTATATCACTTGCTATCAGTCCTAAGGACAAAAAGTCAGCAGACAACATGTCAAAGGCACTAAACAGGTTCGGAAAAGAAGATCCGACATTTAGAAGTTATGTAGATTTAGAGTCTAATGAGACGATTATTAAAGGAATGGGTGAACTTCACCTTGACGTTTACATTGAACGTATGAAACGTGAGTATAAAGTTGACATAGAAACCGGTATGCCACAGGTTGCATACAGGGAGACCGTTGGTACTTCGGCTCGCTTCGATTATACTCATAAGAAACAGAGTGGTGGTTCGGGTCAATATGGAAGGGTTGCAGGTACGCTTGAACCTAACACTGAAGGTGATTACGAATTTGTCGATCAGATTAAAGGCGGGGTAATTCCATCTGAATTCATTAGTTCCTGTGATAAGGGATTTAAATCATGTTTAGCCAAAGGTAAAATCATTGGCTTCCCTGTTGTTGGAGTTAAAGTAACGATTGATGATGGTGCGTTTCACGCTGTGGACTCATCTGATGTAGCCTTTCAGCTGGCCGCAATTGGTGGTTTCTGGCAAGCTTTTGAAAAAGCGAAACCGGAAATTCTTGAACCAATTATGAAGGTTACCGTTGAAACTCCTTCAGAGTTCCAGGGTAATGTGCTGGGAAGTATAAACCAACGACGTGGAATAATTATCGCTACCAACGAAGAAGGTGCTTTTACTATAGTAGAAGCTGAGGTTCCACTTAGTGAAATGTTTGGGTACTCTACTGTCTTGCGGTCCTTAACCCAGGGTAAAGCTGAATTTACCATGGAATTTCTTAAATACAGTAAAGTTCCGACTAATATCTCAGAGCAGCTAAAAAAAGAACATCTTGAAGAGAAAAAATCCGAATCCAAAAAGAAATAA
- a CDS encoding STAS/SEC14 domain-containing protein, which translates to MIKKLDWSHDNIVAYEASGTLSKEENQQVFSELREIIAKQDKIRLYVKLPEIAFPDLNAISERLSFAKDHLKDIERYVLVSNIKAMEWVSKLAGIFTGIEFRHYSLEDEALAKAWIESIHR; encoded by the coding sequence ATGATTAAGAAGTTAGACTGGAGCCATGATAACATCGTAGCCTATGAAGCATCAGGAACTTTAAGCAAAGAGGAGAATCAGCAGGTTTTCTCTGAACTAAGAGAGATCATAGCAAAACAGGATAAAATCAGACTCTATGTTAAACTACCAGAAATAGCTTTTCCCGATCTTAATGCAATCAGTGAACGCTTAAGTTTTGCAAAAGATCATCTAAAAGATATAGAGCGCTATGTTTTGGTCAGTAACATTAAGGCAATGGAGTGGGTTTCTAAACTTGCCGGTATATTTACAGGTATTGAATTTAGACATTACTCTCTGGAAGATGAAGCACTTGCAAAAGCATGGATCGAATCAATTCATCGTTAA